Proteins from a single region of Shinella zoogloeoides:
- a CDS encoding metal ABC transporter permease, whose product MLDDFFIRALVAGVGLALTAGPLGCFVVWRRMAYFGDTMAHSALLGVALSLLMDFNLLLSVFIVAATVSILLLLLQKRGTLSTDALLGILSHATLAIGLVMVSFMTWVRIDLVGFLFGDILAVSRADVDLVWGGGILVTFAIVWMWRPLIASTVNPELAEAEGMQPEKTRLVFMLLMALVIAIAMKIVGILLITSLLIIPAATARRFSTSPEIMAVLASVIGALAVVGGLFGSLKFDTPSGPSIVVAALGLFILSLLTKPRTSGVAASEGGRACPCNN is encoded by the coding sequence ATGCTTGACGATTTCTTCATCCGCGCTCTCGTCGCCGGTGTCGGGCTGGCGCTGACCGCCGGGCCGCTCGGCTGCTTCGTCGTCTGGCGGCGCATGGCGTATTTCGGCGACACGATGGCCCATTCGGCGCTGCTCGGCGTCGCGCTGTCGCTGCTGATGGACTTCAATCTCCTGCTCAGCGTCTTCATCGTCGCGGCGACGGTCTCGATCCTGCTGCTGCTGCTCCAGAAGCGCGGCACGCTCTCCACCGATGCGCTGCTCGGCATCCTCTCCCATGCGACGCTCGCCATCGGCCTCGTCATGGTCTCCTTCATGACCTGGGTGCGTATCGACCTCGTCGGCTTCCTTTTCGGCGATATCCTCGCCGTCTCGCGCGCTGATGTGGACCTCGTCTGGGGCGGCGGCATCCTCGTCACCTTCGCCATCGTCTGGATGTGGCGTCCGCTGATCGCCTCGACGGTGAACCCGGAACTGGCGGAGGCCGAAGGCATGCAGCCGGAGAAGACGCGGCTCGTCTTCATGCTGCTGATGGCGCTCGTCATCGCCATCGCCATGAAGATCGTCGGCATCCTGCTGATCACCTCGCTGCTGATCATTCCCGCCGCGACGGCGCGGCGGTTTTCCACCAGCCCGGAGATCATGGCCGTGCTCGCCTCCGTCATCGGGGCGTTGGCGGTTGTCGGCGGGCTGTTCGGTTCCCTGAAATTCGACACGCCATCCGGTCCCTCCATCGTGGTCGCAGCGCTTGGCCTGTTCATTCTAAGCCTGCTGACGAAGCCGAGGACGAGCGGAGTGGCGGCAAGCGAAGGAGGTCGCGCATGCCCATGCAACAACTGA
- a CDS encoding ATP-binding cassette domain-containing protein yields the protein MLQTPNRTAPPLVSLSGVGVRRQGRWLVRGVEFSIAPGEIVTLIGPNGSGKSTTAKTAIGVMKADEGRVERKAGLKVGYVPQKLAVDWTMPLTVERLMTLTSPLKGGEIDAALEATGIRHLARAEVQHLSGGEFQRALLARAIARKPDLLVLDEPVQGVDFSGEIALYDLIKTIRNATGCGILLISHDLHVVMAETDTVICLNGHVCCRGTPDIVSQSPEYLRLFGARASKTLALYNHNHDHTHLPDGRVLHADGSITDNCRPDDGHHAVDILPAGGRAGRMRLGHVHGPNCGCDHEAAGRQERRDA from the coding sequence ATGCTGCAGACCCCGAACAGGACCGCTCCGCCGCTTGTCTCCCTTTCCGGCGTCGGCGTGCGCCGCCAGGGCCGCTGGCTCGTGCGCGGCGTGGAATTCTCCATCGCGCCCGGCGAGATCGTCACGCTGATCGGCCCTAACGGCTCCGGCAAGTCGACCACCGCCAAGACGGCGATCGGCGTCATGAAGGCGGACGAGGGCAGGGTGGAGCGCAAGGCCGGGCTGAAGGTCGGCTATGTGCCGCAGAAGCTTGCCGTCGACTGGACCATGCCGCTCACCGTCGAGCGGCTGATGACGCTGACCTCTCCGTTGAAGGGCGGGGAGATCGATGCGGCGCTGGAGGCGACGGGCATCCGCCATCTTGCCCGCGCCGAGGTGCAGCACCTTTCCGGCGGAGAATTCCAGCGCGCGCTGCTTGCCCGCGCCATCGCCCGCAAGCCCGACCTGCTGGTGCTCGACGAGCCGGTGCAGGGCGTCGATTTTTCCGGCGAGATCGCGCTTTACGACCTCATCAAGACGATCCGCAATGCGACCGGCTGCGGCATCCTGCTCATCTCGCACGACCTGCATGTCGTGATGGCTGAGACGGACACCGTCATCTGCCTCAACGGCCATGTCTGCTGCCGTGGCACGCCCGATATCGTCAGCCAGAGCCCGGAATATCTGCGCCTCTTCGGCGCGCGGGCGAGCAAGACGCTGGCGCTCTACAACCACAATCACGACCATACGCATCTGCCGGATGGCCGCGTGCTGCATGCCGATGGCTCGATCACCGACAATTGCCGGCCGGACGACGGTCACCATGCCGTCGATATCCTGCCGGCCGGCGGGCGGGCGGGGCGGATGCGCCTCGGCCATGTGCACGGGCCGAACTGCGGCTGCGACCATGAGGCGGCGGGCAGGCAGGAGCGGCGCGATGCTTGA